From Microbacterium pseudoresistens, the proteins below share one genomic window:
- the paaE gene encoding 1,2-phenylacetyl-CoA epoxidase subunit PaaE — protein sequence MSLFRPPIAAPLARSTALGAATRSSATDGSAESPPRRRARFHSLAVSHVRPLTDAAIEVSFAVPPELADDYDYRPGQYVALRTSLDGAEVRRSYSLCRPPEHRVDGSAVLSIAVKRDEGGVFSTWAQTGLVAGTRIDVMSPQGTFVSALERLDGAHVVGIAAGSGITPLMALARDLLAACESTRFTLLYTNRATSDVMFLDDLSDLKDRYPTRLVLHHVLSREQRTVPVLSGRIDEKKLRMILAALIPPATVDEWFLCGPYPLVALCRRVLADQGVTRENVRFELFTTPDSPTTLNARGQRPTAPRADGPSRRIELTLDGVSSLVRSPVDAHESVLDAALRVRPDAPFACAGGVCGTCRARLIEGDVVMAENYALEPDEIERGYVLTCQSHPTTERIVVDYDG from the coding sequence ATGAGCCTGTTCCGCCCGCCGATCGCCGCGCCGCTCGCCCGTTCCACGGCTCTCGGCGCCGCGACCCGCAGCTCCGCGACGGACGGCTCCGCGGAGTCGCCCCCGCGCCGCCGCGCCCGGTTCCACTCCCTCGCCGTCAGCCACGTGCGTCCGCTCACCGACGCCGCGATCGAGGTCTCGTTCGCCGTGCCGCCCGAGCTCGCCGACGACTACGACTACCGTCCCGGCCAGTACGTCGCGCTGCGCACGAGCCTCGACGGCGCCGAGGTGCGCCGCTCGTACTCGCTCTGCCGCCCTCCCGAGCACCGGGTCGACGGCTCGGCGGTGCTGAGCATCGCCGTCAAACGCGACGAGGGCGGCGTGTTCTCGACGTGGGCGCAGACCGGGCTCGTCGCGGGCACCCGGATCGACGTGATGAGCCCCCAGGGCACGTTCGTCTCCGCGCTCGAACGGCTCGACGGCGCGCACGTCGTCGGCATCGCGGCGGGCTCGGGGATCACCCCGCTCATGGCGCTCGCCCGCGACCTGCTCGCGGCATGCGAGTCGACCCGGTTCACCCTGCTCTACACCAACCGCGCCACGAGCGACGTGATGTTCCTCGACGATCTGTCCGACCTCAAAGACCGCTATCCGACCCGGCTCGTGCTGCATCACGTGCTTTCTCGCGAGCAGCGCACGGTGCCGGTGCTGTCCGGCCGCATCGACGAGAAGAAGCTGCGCATGATCCTCGCCGCGCTCATCCCGCCCGCCACGGTCGACGAGTGGTTCCTGTGCGGGCCGTATCCGCTGGTCGCGCTGTGCCGGCGTGTGCTCGCCGACCAGGGCGTGACCCGCGAGAACGTGCGGTTCGAGCTCTTCACGACGCCGGACTCGCCCACGACGTTGAACGCGCGCGGACAGCGGCCCACCGCGCCTCGTGCCGATGGCCCGAGCCGTCGCATCGAGCTCACCCTCGACGGGGTCTCATCCCTCGTGCGGAGCCCCGTGGATGCGCACGAGAGCGTGCTCGACGCGGCCCTGCGCGTGCGCCCCGATGCACCGTTCGCGTGTGCCGGAGGCGTATGCGGCACGTGCCGCGCCCGCCTCATCGAGGGCGACGTCGTCATGGCCGAGAACTACGCGCTCGAGCCCGACGAGATCGAACGCGGGTATGTACTCACCTGCCAGTCCCACCCCACCACCGAGCGGATCGTCGTCGACTACGACGGATGA
- a CDS encoding enoyl-CoA hydratase/isomerase family protein has product MIELTIADDVADVVLNAPDKRNALDAEALRELDAAYAEAEQVRVRALVLHGEGPSFCAGRDIAGVDPATDNVPGYLDGLLTPLLRRMSAFPAPTFAAAHGACLGVGLGLLIATDVVYIAESAKIGSPFAALGALLDSGGHALFVDRLGAHRTLDLVYTGRLLTGAEAVAAGLFSRALPDDEVLEATHAAATAAAHGPTQAFLASKALVTRIRDERLALWESMAVENAVQEALRGTADYREGFAAFAQKRAPRFTGL; this is encoded by the coding sequence ATGATCGAGCTGACGATCGCCGACGACGTCGCCGACGTCGTGCTGAACGCGCCGGACAAGCGGAACGCCCTCGACGCCGAGGCACTGCGCGAGCTGGATGCCGCATACGCCGAGGCGGAGCAGGTGCGCGTGCGCGCCCTCGTGCTGCACGGCGAGGGCCCGTCGTTCTGCGCGGGCCGCGACATCGCCGGGGTGGATCCGGCCACCGACAACGTGCCGGGCTACCTCGACGGACTGCTCACGCCGCTGCTGCGACGCATGTCGGCCTTCCCCGCCCCCACCTTCGCCGCCGCGCACGGCGCGTGCCTGGGCGTGGGGCTCGGGCTGCTCATCGCGACGGATGTGGTGTACATCGCCGAGTCGGCGAAGATCGGCTCGCCGTTCGCGGCGCTGGGAGCGCTTCTCGACTCGGGCGGTCACGCCCTGTTCGTCGACCGGCTGGGCGCGCACCGCACCCTCGACCTCGTCTACACCGGGCGGCTGCTCACCGGCGCCGAGGCCGTCGCGGCGGGTCTTTTCTCGCGAGCGCTCCCGGACGACGAGGTGCTCGAAGCGACGCACGCCGCGGCGACGGCTGCAGCCCACGGGCCCACCCAGGCGTTCCTGGCGAGCAAGGCGCTCGTGACGCGCATCCGCGACGAGCGCCTCGCGCTGTGGGAGTCGATGGCCGTCGAGAACGCCGTGCAGGAGGCGCTGCGCGGCACCGCCGACTACCGGGAGGGCTTCGCCGCGTTCGCGCAGAAGCGCGCACCGCGGTTCACCGGGCTGTGA
- the paaC gene encoding 1,2-phenylacetyl-CoA epoxidase subunit PaaC, with translation MSTADAAAHVTVESLRLSAELAGSDSRAPSADVAAYALRLGDDALILSQQLGAWISRAPEIEEDVALGNIALDLLGHARALLRYAGSWDGRTEDDLAYFRDEAEFRSCWLVEQPNGGFAQTIARQFVAATFMVELYARLRTSTDATLAAIAEKAAKEVDYHRDHAVQWVLRLAGGTAKSRRRMLRALNDVWPYVDELFRDDALIDRLDGTAVRPSELRDGFDTVVSTVLGEAGVPVPDVHPSAAGGRNGEHSVWLSGILAEMQVLARRHPGARW, from the coding sequence GTGAGCACCGCCGATGCCGCCGCGCACGTCACGGTCGAATCGCTCCGGCTGAGCGCAGAGCTCGCCGGATCGGACTCGCGCGCCCCGTCGGCCGATGTCGCCGCATACGCGCTGCGGCTGGGCGATGACGCCCTCATCCTGTCGCAGCAGCTGGGCGCGTGGATCTCGCGCGCCCCCGAGATCGAGGAGGACGTGGCCCTGGGCAACATCGCGCTCGACCTGCTCGGGCACGCCAGGGCGCTGCTGCGATACGCCGGTTCGTGGGACGGACGCACCGAAGACGATCTGGCCTACTTCCGCGACGAAGCAGAATTCCGCAGCTGCTGGCTCGTCGAGCAGCCCAACGGCGGTTTCGCCCAGACCATCGCGCGGCAGTTCGTCGCAGCGACCTTCATGGTCGAGCTCTACGCCCGACTGCGCACGAGCACGGATGCCACCCTCGCCGCCATCGCCGAGAAAGCCGCGAAAGAGGTCGACTACCACCGCGACCATGCCGTGCAATGGGTGCTGCGGCTCGCCGGCGGCACCGCGAAGTCGCGGCGACGGATGCTGCGCGCGCTGAACGACGTCTGGCCGTACGTCGACGAGCTGTTCCGCGACGATGCGCTCATCGACCGCCTCGACGGCACAGCCGTTCGCCCGTCCGAGCTGCGCGACGGGTTCGACACCGTCGTCTCGACCGTGCTCGGTGAGGCCGGGGTTCCCGTGCCCGACGTGCACCCCTCCGCCGCGGGCGGACGCAACGGTGAGCATTCCGTCTGGTTGTCGGGCATCCTCGCCGAGATGCAGGTGCTCGCCCGCCGCCACCCGGGAGCGCGCTGGTGA
- the paaD gene encoding 1,2-phenylacetyl-CoA epoxidase subunit PaaD has translation MGRRTAPGEPCSEPRADRARKVAARIVDPEIPVLTIDDLGILRTVEVDGDCVRVDITPTYSGCPAIDAIRDDLVLALTAAGYAEVDVRLVLSPAWSTDWISEKGRRALTAYGIAPPTGRRAASGPIPLRLSVRCPRCGSLDTRELSRFGSTACKALYSCGACQEPFDHFKAF, from the coding sequence ATCGGCCGCCGCACCGCCCCCGGCGAGCCCTGCTCCGAACCTCGTGCCGACCGGGCCCGGAAGGTCGCGGCGCGCATCGTCGACCCGGAGATCCCCGTGCTCACGATCGACGATCTCGGCATCCTGCGCACGGTCGAGGTCGACGGCGACTGCGTGCGGGTCGACATCACCCCCACCTACAGCGGCTGCCCCGCCATCGACGCCATCCGCGACGACCTCGTGCTCGCCCTCACGGCGGCCGGCTACGCCGAGGTCGACGTGCGCCTCGTGCTCTCCCCCGCGTGGAGCACCGACTGGATCAGCGAGAAGGGCCGGCGCGCCCTGACCGCGTACGGCATCGCCCCGCCCACCGGGCGCCGCGCGGCGTCCGGTCCGATCCCGCTGCGGTTGTCGGTGCGCTGCCCGCGATGCGGCTCGCTCGACACGCGCGAGCTCTCGCGCTTCGGCTCCACAGCGTGCAAGGCGCTGTACTCCTGTGGCGCATGTCAGGAGCCGTTCGACCACTTCAAGGCGTTCTGA
- a CDS encoding phosphoribosyltransferase — translation MTDADDGRETLTWDGFGVATRDLARRILDSGFVPEVVVAIARGGLLPAGAIAYGLGAKNCGAINVEFYTGIGTVLDAPEVLPPELDMEYLNGRRVLLVDDVADSGRTLALAVDLLRGRGADVRSVTIYTKPGTVIQPDYAWKDTPLWINFPWSYRGTVREEDLGLPPTA, via the coding sequence ATGACGGATGCAGACGACGGGCGCGAGACGCTCACGTGGGATGGGTTCGGGGTGGCCACGCGCGACCTCGCACGGCGGATTCTCGACAGCGGCTTCGTGCCGGAGGTGGTCGTGGCCATCGCGCGTGGAGGGCTGCTGCCGGCCGGCGCCATCGCCTACGGGCTCGGGGCGAAGAACTGCGGTGCGATCAACGTGGAGTTCTACACCGGTATCGGCACGGTGCTCGACGCGCCCGAGGTGCTGCCTCCCGAACTCGACATGGAGTACCTGAACGGACGTCGCGTGCTGCTCGTCGACGACGTGGCCGATTCGGGGCGCACCCTCGCCCTGGCCGTCGATCTGCTGCGCGGACGCGGCGCCGATGTGCGCTCGGTGACGATCTACACGAAGCCGGGCACGGTCATCCAGCCCGACTACGCGTGGAAGGACACCCCGCTGTGGATCAACTTCCCGTGGTCTTACCGGGGCACGGTGCGCGAAGAGGATCTGGGTCTGCCGCCCACGGCATGA